The window CCAGCTTGTCGCGCAACTCGTTCGCGCCAAACAGGCTATGACTCAACTGGCGAATGTTCTTACCGCAGCGGCGGCACGGTACTTCCACAATCTGAATCTCGATCTTGCCCTTGTGCATCGGAAAACTTCCTTCCTGGCGTCCGTTGAAGTGGCCCGACCGAAGCCGGGCCGTGGTTCCTTACCAGCGCACCCGCGCCTTGGCTTCCTCCACCGCCTGACCCGACCAGTGGGCCTTGGCATCGCCTTCCAGCGTGCAGCCGGTGAAGTACGCCTTGGCCCGCAGTTCCTCGGCCTTGCGCACCAGCTCGGCCGCCTCGTCCAACATCGCCACAATGCCGTCACGGCGGGCAGGGA is drawn from Thauera aromatica K172 and contains these coding sequences:
- a CDS encoding DUF2688 domain-containing protein; amino-acid sequence: MHKGKIEIQIVEVPCRRCGKNIRQLSHSLFGANELRDKLGGICGECITPEEDRQITEAMLGAVAELETATRH
- the kleA gene encoding stable inheritance protein KleA, yielding MSKIMPWIDELPEAAKTDFPARRDGIVAMLDEAAELVRKAEELRAKAYFTGCTLEGDAKAHWSGQAVEEAKARVRW